One stretch of Carassius gibelio isolate Cgi1373 ecotype wild population from Czech Republic chromosome B1, carGib1.2-hapl.c, whole genome shotgun sequence DNA includes these proteins:
- the LOC127949378 gene encoding uncharacterized protein LOC127949378 isoform X3: MRVMDHRSFPGMFKKAKKKTPNQQIHVKATPWKPFAVSIYLMSSNTDTSPTPSEELELLQAGLGKRLCKLLEAEFPKMKSLTGGWLLYKAPGGNGRRKLTVVPPDSEGYTGSLLKMATTAGKTALYMVPLQDELCLDPLPFSAEEFAKMPKVECRTCKTTMPLPVLYLHVKSCGGCTQSANDETTEDDDEDVKVVGEITRAVTPTAPASIHTPTTSIQTCSPTPTTSFEDEGQCPICLDTFSQTELPMHASVCGDSTLQTLDYESSPPCGTPVQQNQGPDMKCPDDVLLLLASRVDDSKDFKICVSRTDFYQRAMVQWQRQKRGTPGNTLRVTFLGEAGVDTGAIRKEFLSDLIGEIEKHLFEHRGHQRGKSPIYSLSNMEKGFFRTAGEVFSVSLAQGGPAPRFLRPWCFDYLSSGDLDESTLTIDDVDDAELYHLIKKVEEEETDLSAWNDQIINCGFTGAVKPENKEAIIRSIVLHATLRLVPLLKQIRKGLEVYNFVDILENHSGLCHQFFVPDVVDDDDKADADFIMQNILPKMSEKGSVRETYETAIINFLQDFLQEIESCEDNPDGDILPLTVPGVMQWLTGQGHKPLLMSELKEFKISLHFDHECMQRMPEHKICFPVVSACARKITFPTVHMGDYSSFKSVMLQAIQFDNGFNRI; the protein is encoded by the exons ATGCGGGTGATGGATCACAG aTCTTTTCCTGGGATGtttaaaaaagcaaagaagaaaacTCCAAATCAACAAATACATGTGAAAGCCACACCTTGGAAACCATTTGCTGTTTCCATATATTTAATGAGCAGCAACACTGACACCTCACCCACACCTTCTGAAGAGCTTGAACTACTCCAGGCCGGACTAGGAAAACGG TTATGCAAGCTCCTTGAAGCTGAATTTCCAAAGATGAAGTCCCTTACTGGAGGGTGGTTACTTTATAAGGCACCAG GTGGGAATGGAAGAAGAAAGCTTACTGTTGTTCCTCCAGACTCAGAGGGTTATACAGGCAGCCTTCTCAAAATGGCTACCACTGCTGGAAAAACAGCACTGTATATGGTCCCTCTTCAAGATGAGTTATGTCTTGATCCACTGCCATTCTCAGCAGAAGAGTTTGCGAAGATGCCAAAGGTTGAGTGTCGTACTTGTAAAACCACAATGCCACTACCAGTTTTGTACTTGCATGTTAAATCTTGTGGTGGCTGCACACAGTCCGCTAATGATGAG ACtactgaagatgatgatgaggatgtaAAAGTAGTTGGTGAGATTACCAGAGCAGTTACCCCTACAGCCCCAGCTTCTATACACACACCCACCACTTCAATACAAACTTGTTCTCCTACACCCACCACAAGTTTTGAG GATGAGGGACAGTGTCCCATTTGTTTAGACACATTTTCACAGACAGAGTTGCCCATGCATGCAAGTGTATGTGGAGATAG TACATTACAGACACTGGATTATGAGAGCAGTCCTCCGTGTGGCACACCTGTACAGCAAAACCAAGGCCCAGACATGAAATG TCCAGATGATGTATTGCTTTTGTTGGCAAGTAGGGTAGATGACAGCAAGGATTTCAAGATCTGTGTTTCTCGAACTGACTTCTATCAAAGAGCTATGGTGCAGTGGCAAAGACAAAAGAGAGGAACCCCGGGCAATACTTTGCGTGTAACATTTTTGGGGGAAGCAGGTGTTGACACAGGTGCCATTCGTAAGGAATTTCTTTCAG ATTTGATTGGTGAGATTGAGAAACACCTCTTTGAGCACAGAGGACACCAGAGAGGGAAGAGCCCCATCTACTCCCTAAGTAATATGGAGAAGGGATTTTTTAG GACTGCTGGAGAAGTGTTTTCTGTTAGTCTCGCTCAGGGTGGGCCTGCCCCCCGTTTCTTGAGGCCGTGGTGCTTTGATTATCTCTCATCTGGAGACTTGGATGAATCAACTCTAACTATAGATGATGTGGATGATGCTGAACtttatcatttgattaaaaag GTGGAGGAAGAAGAAACCGATCTCTCTGCATGGAATGATCAAATAATTAACTGTGGTTTTACTGGGGCCGTTAAACCTGAGAACAAAGAGGCCATAATAAG ATCAATTGTGCTTCATGCAACTCTACGTTTGGTCCCTTTGTTGAAGCAAATCCGAAAAGGTCTTGAAGTCTACAATTTTGTAGACATTCTGGAAAACCATTCAGGACTTTGCCACCAGTTCTTTGTCCCTGAtgtggtggatgatgatgataag gcTGATGCAGACTTCATCATGCAGAACATTCTTCCGAAAATGTCGGAGAAGGGATCAGTACGAGAGACTTATGAAACAGCTATAATCAACTTTCTGCAAGACTTTCTCCAAGAAATTGAAAGCTGTG AGGATAACCCTGACGGAGACATCCTGCCCTTAACTGTCCCCGGTGTTATGCAATGGCTCACTGGCCAGGGACACAAACCTCTTCTAATGTCAGAACTTAAAGAATTCAAAATTTCTCTTCATTTTGACCATGAGTGTATGCAGAGGATGCCAGAACATAAAATATGCTTCCCAGTTGTAAGTGCCTGTGCcagaaaaattacatttcccaCAGTACACATGGGTGACTACAGTTCTTTTAAGTCAGTCATGTTGCAAGCCATTCAATTTGACAACGGTTTTAACAGAatttaa
- the LOC127949378 gene encoding uncharacterized protein LOC127949378 isoform X4, whose translation MATTAGKTALYMVPLQDELCLDPLPFSAEEFAKMPKVECRTCKTTMPLPVLYLHVKSCGGCTQSANDETTEDDDEDVKVVGEITRAVTPTAPASIHTPTTSIQTCSPTPTTSFEDEGQCPICLDTFSQTELPMHASVCGDSTLQTLDYESSPPCGTPVQQNQGPDMKCPDDVLLLLASRVDDSKDFKICVSRTDFYQRAMVQWQRQKRGTPGNTLRVTFLGEAGVDTGAIRKEFLSDLIGEIEKHLFEHRGHQRGKSPIYSLSNMEKGFFRTAGEVFSVSLAQGGPAPRFLRPWCFDYLSSGDLDESTLTIDDVDDAELYHLIKKVEEEETDLSAWNDQIINCGFTGAVKPENKEAIIRSIVLHATLRLVPLLKQIRKGLEVYNFVDILENHSGLCHQFFVPDVVDDDDKADADFIMQNILPKMSEKGSVRETYETAIINFLQDFLQEIESCEDNPDGDILPLTVPGVMQWLTGQGHKPLLMSELKEFKISLHFDHECMQRMPEHKICFPVVSACARKITFPTVHMGDYSSFKSVMLQAIQFDNGFNRI comes from the exons ATGGCTACCACTGCTGGAAAAACAGCACTGTATATGGTCCCTCTTCAAGATGAGTTATGTCTTGATCCACTGCCATTCTCAGCAGAAGAGTTTGCGAAGATGCCAAAGGTTGAGTGTCGTACTTGTAAAACCACAATGCCACTACCAGTTTTGTACTTGCATGTTAAATCTTGTGGTGGCTGCACACAGTCCGCTAATGATGAG ACtactgaagatgatgatgaggatgtaAAAGTAGTTGGTGAGATTACCAGAGCAGTTACCCCTACAGCCCCAGCTTCTATACACACACCCACCACTTCAATACAAACTTGTTCTCCTACACCCACCACAAGTTTTGAG GATGAGGGACAGTGTCCCATTTGTTTAGACACATTTTCACAGACAGAGTTGCCCATGCATGCAAGTGTATGTGGAGATAG TACATTACAGACACTGGATTATGAGAGCAGTCCTCCGTGTGGCACACCTGTACAGCAAAACCAAGGCCCAGACATGAAATG TCCAGATGATGTATTGCTTTTGTTGGCAAGTAGGGTAGATGACAGCAAGGATTTCAAGATCTGTGTTTCTCGAACTGACTTCTATCAAAGAGCTATGGTGCAGTGGCAAAGACAAAAGAGAGGAACCCCGGGCAATACTTTGCGTGTAACATTTTTGGGGGAAGCAGGTGTTGACACAGGTGCCATTCGTAAGGAATTTCTTTCAG ATTTGATTGGTGAGATTGAGAAACACCTCTTTGAGCACAGAGGACACCAGAGAGGGAAGAGCCCCATCTACTCCCTAAGTAATATGGAGAAGGGATTTTTTAG GACTGCTGGAGAAGTGTTTTCTGTTAGTCTCGCTCAGGGTGGGCCTGCCCCCCGTTTCTTGAGGCCGTGGTGCTTTGATTATCTCTCATCTGGAGACTTGGATGAATCAACTCTAACTATAGATGATGTGGATGATGCTGAACtttatcatttgattaaaaag GTGGAGGAAGAAGAAACCGATCTCTCTGCATGGAATGATCAAATAATTAACTGTGGTTTTACTGGGGCCGTTAAACCTGAGAACAAAGAGGCCATAATAAG ATCAATTGTGCTTCATGCAACTCTACGTTTGGTCCCTTTGTTGAAGCAAATCCGAAAAGGTCTTGAAGTCTACAATTTTGTAGACATTCTGGAAAACCATTCAGGACTTTGCCACCAGTTCTTTGTCCCTGAtgtggtggatgatgatgataag gcTGATGCAGACTTCATCATGCAGAACATTCTTCCGAAAATGTCGGAGAAGGGATCAGTACGAGAGACTTATGAAACAGCTATAATCAACTTTCTGCAAGACTTTCTCCAAGAAATTGAAAGCTGTG AGGATAACCCTGACGGAGACATCCTGCCCTTAACTGTCCCCGGTGTTATGCAATGGCTCACTGGCCAGGGACACAAACCTCTTCTAATGTCAGAACTTAAAGAATTCAAAATTTCTCTTCATTTTGACCATGAGTGTATGCAGAGGATGCCAGAACATAAAATATGCTTCCCAGTTGTAAGTGCCTGTGCcagaaaaattacatttcccaCAGTACACATGGGTGACTACAGTTCTTTTAAGTCAGTCATGTTGCAAGCCATTCAATTTGACAACGGTTTTAACAGAatttaa
- the LOC127949380 gene encoding uncharacterized protein LOC127949380, with product MAEQRHAGDGSQVHGPNDATSHQLGRMIMERLLSKLQDAMSRLPLDLDYLQFLCGHELLFISSVYDQISVPEELLGELSTLKNTVDRHIDNNNEPVTALEVEFGVKGPPKFIISREHLQYLVNMQLSVPCIAELLGVSTRTIKRRLTEYGISLKDTYSKITDEELDNLVRSIKAKSPHLGHRMMKGHLQALGHRVPWTRVWDSMHRVDSAGILARITQLRCVVRRTYSVKGPLHVVHVDTNHKLIRYGLVIFGAIDGYSRKVMYLGAATDNKASTALGFFLQSVERHGFPLRVRGDQGVENVEIARCMFSVRGCGRGSYISGKSVHNQRIERLWRDIWMAVTNIYYDVLHSLEEEGLLEPTNSLHLFCCQFVFLPRLQASLDSFTIGWNNHPLRTESNRSPEQLWEIGLLQNPVTPPVPSEIVQDDDSDWDTDSISDQPWTGIVVPPVECPLTEELKAQIQTFFNPTSHSQNYGRDQYLEVLNFVLLHS from the exons ATGGCGGAGCAGAGACATGCGGGTGATGGATCACAG GTCCATGGACCTAATGATGCCACAAGTCACCAGCTGGGAAGGATGATCATGGAAAGACTGCTATCCAAACTGCAGGATGCAATGAGTCGCCTACCCCTAGATTTAGATTATTTGCAGTTTTTATGTGGTCATGAGCTTCTCTTCATTTCATCAGTCTATGATCAAATTTCAGTCCCAGAGGAACTCCTTGGCGAACTGTCAACCTTGAAAAACACAGTGGATAGGCATATTGACAATAACAATGAACCTGTTACTGCCCTTGAAGTTGAATTTGGAGTTAAGGGGCCCCCAAAGTTTATTATTTCCAGAGAACATCTTCAGTACCTAGTTAATATGCAGCTATCTGTTCCATGTATTGCCGAGCTTCTTGGTGTGTCAACAAGGACAATCAAACGTCGCCTCACTGAGTATGGCATTTCTCTAAAGGACACCTACAGTAAAATCACAGATGAAGAACTTGACAACCTAGTGAGGTCAATCAAAGCTAAAAGTCCACACCTAGGCCATAGAATGATGAAGGGACACTTACAAGCCTTGGGTCATCGTGTGCCATGGACAAGAGTTTGGGATTCCATGCATCGAGTGGACTCTGCTGGAATACTTGCAAGAATTACACAATTGAGATGTGTAGTCAGAAGGACTTATTCCGTCAAGGGCCCTCTTCATGTTGTTCACGTAGACACAAACCATAAGCTGATAAG ATATGGCCTTGTGATATTCGGTGCCATTGATGGGTACTCCAGAAAg GTCATGTACCTTGGAGCTGCAACAGATAACAAGGCATCCACTGCCCTCGGTTTTTTCCTTCAGTCAGTGGAGAGACATGGGTTTCCCTTGAG AGTTCGAGGAGACCAAGGAGTTGAAAATGTAGAGATTGCCAGATGTATGTTTTCTGTGCGAGGTTGTGGCAGGGGAAGCTACATTTCAGGGAAAAGCGTGCATAACCAGCG CATTGAGCGCCTTTGGCGTGACATATGGATGGCAGTTACAAACATCTATTACGATGTTTTGCACAGCCTTGAAGAGGAAGGATTACTAGAGCCAACCAACAGCCTTCACCTCTTTTGTTGTCAGTTTGTGTTCCTGCCTCGTCTCCAGGCCAGCCTTGACTCCTTTACTATTGGGTGGAATAACCATCCTCTCCGCACAGAGAGTAATCGAAGCCCAGAACAGTTGTGGGAAATTGGACTCCTGCAAAACCCTGTCACTCCTCCAGTCCCATCTGAG ATTGTACAAGACGACGACtctgactgggacacagacagTATCTCTGACCAGCCGTGGACAGGAATTGTAGTTCCTCCAGTCGAATGCCCCTTAACTGAAGAACTTAAGGCccaaattcaaactttttttaacccAACCTCACACTCTCAAAACTATGGAAGAGACCAGTATTTAGAAGTTTTAAATTTTGTACTGCTTCATTCTTAA
- the LOC127949378 gene encoding uncharacterized protein LOC127949378 isoform X2 has protein sequence MARSFPGMFKKAKKKTPNQQIHVKATPWKPFAVSIYLMSSNTDTSPTPSEELELLQAGLGKRVITISSNVNHSDLCKLLEAEFPKMKSLTGGWLLYKAPGGNGRRKLTVVPPDSEGYTGSLLKMATTAGKTALYMVPLQDELCLDPLPFSAEEFAKMPKVECRTCKTTMPLPVLYLHVKSCGGCTQSANDETTEDDDEDVKVVGEITRAVTPTAPASIHTPTTSIQTCSPTPTTSFEDEGQCPICLDTFSQTELPMHASVCGDSTLQTLDYESSPPCGTPVQQNQGPDMKCPDDVLLLLASRVDDSKDFKICVSRTDFYQRAMVQWQRQKRGTPGNTLRVTFLGEAGVDTGAIRKEFLSDLIGEIEKHLFEHRGHQRGKSPIYSLSNMEKGFFRTAGEVFSVSLAQGGPAPRFLRPWCFDYLSSGDLDESTLTIDDVDDAELYHLIKKVEEEETDLSAWNDQIINCGFTGAVKPENKEAIIRSIVLHATLRLVPLLKQIRKGLEVYNFVDILENHSGLCHQFFVPDVVDDDDKADADFIMQNILPKMSEKGSVRETYETAIINFLQDFLQEIESCEDNPDGDILPLTVPGVMQWLTGQGHKPLLMSELKEFKISLHFDHECMQRMPEHKICFPVVSACARKITFPTVHMGDYSSFKSVMLQAIQFDNGFNRI, from the exons ATGGCCAG aTCTTTTCCTGGGATGtttaaaaaagcaaagaagaaaacTCCAAATCAACAAATACATGTGAAAGCCACACCTTGGAAACCATTTGCTGTTTCCATATATTTAATGAGCAGCAACACTGACACCTCACCCACACCTTCTGAAGAGCTTGAACTACTCCAGGCCGGACTAGGAAAACGGGTGATTACAATTTCATCCAATGTGAACCATTCGGAT TTATGCAAGCTCCTTGAAGCTGAATTTCCAAAGATGAAGTCCCTTACTGGAGGGTGGTTACTTTATAAGGCACCAG GTGGGAATGGAAGAAGAAAGCTTACTGTTGTTCCTCCAGACTCAGAGGGTTATACAGGCAGCCTTCTCAAAATGGCTACCACTGCTGGAAAAACAGCACTGTATATGGTCCCTCTTCAAGATGAGTTATGTCTTGATCCACTGCCATTCTCAGCAGAAGAGTTTGCGAAGATGCCAAAGGTTGAGTGTCGTACTTGTAAAACCACAATGCCACTACCAGTTTTGTACTTGCATGTTAAATCTTGTGGTGGCTGCACACAGTCCGCTAATGATGAG ACtactgaagatgatgatgaggatgtaAAAGTAGTTGGTGAGATTACCAGAGCAGTTACCCCTACAGCCCCAGCTTCTATACACACACCCACCACTTCAATACAAACTTGTTCTCCTACACCCACCACAAGTTTTGAG GATGAGGGACAGTGTCCCATTTGTTTAGACACATTTTCACAGACAGAGTTGCCCATGCATGCAAGTGTATGTGGAGATAG TACATTACAGACACTGGATTATGAGAGCAGTCCTCCGTGTGGCACACCTGTACAGCAAAACCAAGGCCCAGACATGAAATG TCCAGATGATGTATTGCTTTTGTTGGCAAGTAGGGTAGATGACAGCAAGGATTTCAAGATCTGTGTTTCTCGAACTGACTTCTATCAAAGAGCTATGGTGCAGTGGCAAAGACAAAAGAGAGGAACCCCGGGCAATACTTTGCGTGTAACATTTTTGGGGGAAGCAGGTGTTGACACAGGTGCCATTCGTAAGGAATTTCTTTCAG ATTTGATTGGTGAGATTGAGAAACACCTCTTTGAGCACAGAGGACACCAGAGAGGGAAGAGCCCCATCTACTCCCTAAGTAATATGGAGAAGGGATTTTTTAG GACTGCTGGAGAAGTGTTTTCTGTTAGTCTCGCTCAGGGTGGGCCTGCCCCCCGTTTCTTGAGGCCGTGGTGCTTTGATTATCTCTCATCTGGAGACTTGGATGAATCAACTCTAACTATAGATGATGTGGATGATGCTGAACtttatcatttgattaaaaag GTGGAGGAAGAAGAAACCGATCTCTCTGCATGGAATGATCAAATAATTAACTGTGGTTTTACTGGGGCCGTTAAACCTGAGAACAAAGAGGCCATAATAAG ATCAATTGTGCTTCATGCAACTCTACGTTTGGTCCCTTTGTTGAAGCAAATCCGAAAAGGTCTTGAAGTCTACAATTTTGTAGACATTCTGGAAAACCATTCAGGACTTTGCCACCAGTTCTTTGTCCCTGAtgtggtggatgatgatgataag gcTGATGCAGACTTCATCATGCAGAACATTCTTCCGAAAATGTCGGAGAAGGGATCAGTACGAGAGACTTATGAAACAGCTATAATCAACTTTCTGCAAGACTTTCTCCAAGAAATTGAAAGCTGTG AGGATAACCCTGACGGAGACATCCTGCCCTTAACTGTCCCCGGTGTTATGCAATGGCTCACTGGCCAGGGACACAAACCTCTTCTAATGTCAGAACTTAAAGAATTCAAAATTTCTCTTCATTTTGACCATGAGTGTATGCAGAGGATGCCAGAACATAAAATATGCTTCCCAGTTGTAAGTGCCTGTGCcagaaaaattacatttcccaCAGTACACATGGGTGACTACAGTTCTTTTAAGTCAGTCATGTTGCAAGCCATTCAATTTGACAACGGTTTTAACAGAatttaa
- the LOC127949378 gene encoding uncharacterized protein LOC127949378 isoform X1 gives MRVMDHRSFPGMFKKAKKKTPNQQIHVKATPWKPFAVSIYLMSSNTDTSPTPSEELELLQAGLGKRVITISSNVNHSDLCKLLEAEFPKMKSLTGGWLLYKAPGGNGRRKLTVVPPDSEGYTGSLLKMATTAGKTALYMVPLQDELCLDPLPFSAEEFAKMPKVECRTCKTTMPLPVLYLHVKSCGGCTQSANDETTEDDDEDVKVVGEITRAVTPTAPASIHTPTTSIQTCSPTPTTSFEDEGQCPICLDTFSQTELPMHASVCGDSTLQTLDYESSPPCGTPVQQNQGPDMKCPDDVLLLLASRVDDSKDFKICVSRTDFYQRAMVQWQRQKRGTPGNTLRVTFLGEAGVDTGAIRKEFLSDLIGEIEKHLFEHRGHQRGKSPIYSLSNMEKGFFRTAGEVFSVSLAQGGPAPRFLRPWCFDYLSSGDLDESTLTIDDVDDAELYHLIKKVEEEETDLSAWNDQIINCGFTGAVKPENKEAIIRSIVLHATLRLVPLLKQIRKGLEVYNFVDILENHSGLCHQFFVPDVVDDDDKADADFIMQNILPKMSEKGSVRETYETAIINFLQDFLQEIESCEDNPDGDILPLTVPGVMQWLTGQGHKPLLMSELKEFKISLHFDHECMQRMPEHKICFPVVSACARKITFPTVHMGDYSSFKSVMLQAIQFDNGFNRI, from the exons ATGCGGGTGATGGATCACAG aTCTTTTCCTGGGATGtttaaaaaagcaaagaagaaaacTCCAAATCAACAAATACATGTGAAAGCCACACCTTGGAAACCATTTGCTGTTTCCATATATTTAATGAGCAGCAACACTGACACCTCACCCACACCTTCTGAAGAGCTTGAACTACTCCAGGCCGGACTAGGAAAACGGGTGATTACAATTTCATCCAATGTGAACCATTCGGAT TTATGCAAGCTCCTTGAAGCTGAATTTCCAAAGATGAAGTCCCTTACTGGAGGGTGGTTACTTTATAAGGCACCAG GTGGGAATGGAAGAAGAAAGCTTACTGTTGTTCCTCCAGACTCAGAGGGTTATACAGGCAGCCTTCTCAAAATGGCTACCACTGCTGGAAAAACAGCACTGTATATGGTCCCTCTTCAAGATGAGTTATGTCTTGATCCACTGCCATTCTCAGCAGAAGAGTTTGCGAAGATGCCAAAGGTTGAGTGTCGTACTTGTAAAACCACAATGCCACTACCAGTTTTGTACTTGCATGTTAAATCTTGTGGTGGCTGCACACAGTCCGCTAATGATGAG ACtactgaagatgatgatgaggatgtaAAAGTAGTTGGTGAGATTACCAGAGCAGTTACCCCTACAGCCCCAGCTTCTATACACACACCCACCACTTCAATACAAACTTGTTCTCCTACACCCACCACAAGTTTTGAG GATGAGGGACAGTGTCCCATTTGTTTAGACACATTTTCACAGACAGAGTTGCCCATGCATGCAAGTGTATGTGGAGATAG TACATTACAGACACTGGATTATGAGAGCAGTCCTCCGTGTGGCACACCTGTACAGCAAAACCAAGGCCCAGACATGAAATG TCCAGATGATGTATTGCTTTTGTTGGCAAGTAGGGTAGATGACAGCAAGGATTTCAAGATCTGTGTTTCTCGAACTGACTTCTATCAAAGAGCTATGGTGCAGTGGCAAAGACAAAAGAGAGGAACCCCGGGCAATACTTTGCGTGTAACATTTTTGGGGGAAGCAGGTGTTGACACAGGTGCCATTCGTAAGGAATTTCTTTCAG ATTTGATTGGTGAGATTGAGAAACACCTCTTTGAGCACAGAGGACACCAGAGAGGGAAGAGCCCCATCTACTCCCTAAGTAATATGGAGAAGGGATTTTTTAG GACTGCTGGAGAAGTGTTTTCTGTTAGTCTCGCTCAGGGTGGGCCTGCCCCCCGTTTCTTGAGGCCGTGGTGCTTTGATTATCTCTCATCTGGAGACTTGGATGAATCAACTCTAACTATAGATGATGTGGATGATGCTGAACtttatcatttgattaaaaag GTGGAGGAAGAAGAAACCGATCTCTCTGCATGGAATGATCAAATAATTAACTGTGGTTTTACTGGGGCCGTTAAACCTGAGAACAAAGAGGCCATAATAAG ATCAATTGTGCTTCATGCAACTCTACGTTTGGTCCCTTTGTTGAAGCAAATCCGAAAAGGTCTTGAAGTCTACAATTTTGTAGACATTCTGGAAAACCATTCAGGACTTTGCCACCAGTTCTTTGTCCCTGAtgtggtggatgatgatgataag gcTGATGCAGACTTCATCATGCAGAACATTCTTCCGAAAATGTCGGAGAAGGGATCAGTACGAGAGACTTATGAAACAGCTATAATCAACTTTCTGCAAGACTTTCTCCAAGAAATTGAAAGCTGTG AGGATAACCCTGACGGAGACATCCTGCCCTTAACTGTCCCCGGTGTTATGCAATGGCTCACTGGCCAGGGACACAAACCTCTTCTAATGTCAGAACTTAAAGAATTCAAAATTTCTCTTCATTTTGACCATGAGTGTATGCAGAGGATGCCAGAACATAAAATATGCTTCCCAGTTGTAAGTGCCTGTGCcagaaaaattacatttcccaCAGTACACATGGGTGACTACAGTTCTTTTAAGTCAGTCATGTTGCAAGCCATTCAATTTGACAACGGTTTTAACAGAatttaa